One part of the Arabidopsis thaliana chromosome 4, partial sequence genome encodes these proteins:
- a CDS encoding Uncharacterized protein family (UPF0497) (Uncharacterised protein family (UPF0497); CONTAINS InterPro DOMAIN/s: Uncharacterised protein family UPF0497, trans-membrane plant (InterPro:IPR006702), Uncharacterised protein family UPF0497, trans-membrane plant subgroup (InterPro:IPR006459); BEST Arabidopsis thaliana protein match is: Uncharacterised protein family (UPF0497) (TAIR:AT3G06390.1); Has 30201 Blast hits to 17322 proteins in 780 species: Archae - 12; Bacteria - 1396; Metazoa - 17338; Fungi - 3422; Plants - 5037; Viruses - 0; Other Eukaryotes - 2996 (source: NCBI BLink).) — protein MGYETKSTLDTERSTAPGTGTTTKSCSMTQVVLRFVLFAATLTSIVVMVTSKQTKNIFLPGTPIRIPAAEFTNSPALIYFVVALSVACFYSIVSTFVTVSAFKKHSCSAVLLLNLAIMDAVMVGIVASATGAGGGVAYLGLKGNKEVRWGKICHIYDKFCRHVGGAIAVSLFASVVLLLLSIISVLSLYKKIR, from the exons ATGGGTTATGAAACCAAATCGACTTTGGACACCGAGAGATCGACCGCGCCAGGAACCGGCACCACGACGAAGAGTTGTTCGATGACTCAAGTTGTCCTAAGATTTGTTCTGTTTGCAGCCACTTTGACATCAATAGTGGTAATGGTTACAAGTAAACAGACCAAGAATATATTCCTTCCTGGAACTCCCATTCGTATTCCTGCTGCAGAGTTCACCAACTCACCGGCTCTTAT ATACTTTGTGGTAGCATTATCCGTGGCATGCTTTTACAGCATTGTATCTACATTTGTCACCGTATCTGCTTTCAAGAAGCATTCCTGCTCTGCGGTTCTCTTGCTAAATCTTGCCATTATGGATGCG GTGATGGTGGGGATAGTGGCCTCAGCAACCGGGGCAGGAGGTGGAGTAGCTTACCTTGGTCTGAAGGGAAACAAAGAAGTTAGATGGGGCAAAATCTGTCATATCTACGACAAGTTTTGCCGTCATGTTGGAGGAGCAATCGCCGTCTCATTGTTTGCTTCGGTTGTCCTCCTCCTCCTATCCATCATCTCTGTCCTCTCCCTCTACAAGAAAATCCGTTGA
- a CDS encoding kinase-like protein (unknown protein; FUNCTIONS IN: molecular_function unknown; INVOLVED IN: N-terminal protein myristoylation; LOCATED IN: cellular_component unknown; EXPRESSED IN: male gametophyte, flower, pollen tube; EXPRESSED DURING: L mature pollen stage, M germinated pollen stage, 4 anthesis; Has 5184 Blast hits to 3451 proteins in 562 species: Archae - 30; Bacteria - 838; Metazoa - 1576; Fungi - 798; Plants - 319; Viruses - 111; Other Eukaryotes - 1512 (source: NCBI BLink).) — protein sequence MGCGKSKHDVVTGNTTRIKKPSEAESVKGKDSEAIKRQESCRCQETNDVSAVVPGDQPETTVENNSKKPEEKEDGGDCSEEMAVDNANGDKQPEEKETAASFPPVTAVEAIVPENIVTEETVNDVNESVSPVEEQKEKIDIDTVVEEKSVEDEKDGDVDTEIASSEVEEPIPEVHTPVTTELEAQEIPTTETDEIAATENDDIAATENDDIAATENDDIAATDNDDITARENDEIPVLKDEDKVDVVEENSANITKEVESA from the exons ATGGGTTGTGGAAAATCAAAACACGATGTTGTTACGGGAAACACCACGAGGATCAAGAAACCTTCGGAAGCTGAATCAGTGAAGGGAAAAGATAGCGAAGCaattaaaagacaagaaagctGCCGGTGCCAGGAAACAAACGACGTTTCCGCCGTAGTTCCCGGCGACCAGCCGGAGACAACCGTAGAAAACAATAGCAAGAAACCGGAGGAAAAGGAAGATGGAGGAGATTGTAGTGAGGAGATGGCGGTAGACAATGCGAATGGTGACAAACAACCGGAGGAAAAAGAGACGGCAGCCAGTTTTCCTCCGGTCACGGCGGTGGAGGCGATAGTGCCGGAGAATATTGTGACGGAGGAGACCGTCAACGACGTAAATGAGAGTGTTTCGCCGGTTGAAGAACAAAAGG AAAAAATTGATATTGATACGGTGGTAGAAGAGAAAAGTGTAGAGGATGAAAAAGATGGTGATGTTGATACCGAAATTGCATCTTCTGAGGTTGAAGAACCAATACCGGAGGTACATACTCCAGTAACAACGGAATTAGAAGCACAAGAAATTCCGACCACGGAAACTGACGAAATCGCAGCCACGGAAAATGACGATATCGCAGCCACGGAAAATGACGATATCGCAGCCACGGAAAATGACGATATCGCAGCCACGGACAATGATGATATCACGGCCAGGGAAAATGATGAAATTCCGGTTTTAAAGGATGAAGATAAAGTTGATGTTGTAGAG GAAAACTCGGCCAATATAACAAAGGAAGTTGAGTCGGCATGA
- a CDS encoding Uncharacterized protein family (UPF0497) (Uncharacterised protein family (UPF0497); FUNCTIONS IN: molecular_function unknown; INVOLVED IN: biological_process unknown; LOCATED IN: plasma membrane; EXPRESSED IN: 23 plant structures; EXPRESSED DURING: 13 growth stages; CONTAINS InterPro DOMAIN/s: Uncharacterised protein family UPF0497, trans-membrane plant (InterPro:IPR006702), Uncharacterised protein family UPF0497, trans-membrane plant subgroup (InterPro:IPR006459); BEST Arabidopsis thaliana protein match is: Uncharacterised protein family (UPF0497) (TAIR:AT4G15620.1); Has 30201 Blast hits to 17322 proteins in 780 species: Archae - 12; Bacteria - 1396; Metazoa - 17338; Fungi - 3422; Plants - 5037; Viruses - 0; Other Eukaryotes - 2996 (source: NCBI BLink).) gives MEHESKNKVDGMEMEKGKKESGSRKGLELTMRVLALVLTMVAATVLGVAKQTKVVPIKLIPTLPPLNVSTTAKASYLSAFVYNISANAIACGYTAISIVIVMISKGKRSKSLLMAVLIGDLMMVALLFSSTGAAGAIGLMGRHGNKHVMWKKVCGVFGKFCNQAAVSVAITLIASVVFMLLVVLDALKLP, from the exons ATGGAACACGAGAGCAAGAACAAGGTGGATGggatggagatggagaaaggaaaaaaagagagtggGTCGAGAAAAGGACTTGAGTTAACGATGAGAGTTTTGGCTTTGGTCCTAACAATGGTAGCTGCGACAGTACTTGGTGTTGCGAAACAAACAAAGGTTGTGCCTATAAAGCTTATTCCTACTTTACCTCCTCTTAATGTCTCTACAACCGCCAAAGCCTCTTACTTGTCTGCTTTTGT GTACAACATTTCTGCAAACGCGATAGCTTGCGGTTACACCGCGATCTCAATAGTGATTGTGATGATCAGCAAAggcaaaagaagcaaaagttTGTTGATGGCGGTCTTGATAGGAGATCTTATGATGGTGGCTTTACTGTTTTCCAGCACTGGAGCCGCCGGAGCAATCGGGCTAATGGGTAGGCATGGGAACAAACATGTTATGTGGAAAAAAGTTTGTGGAGTGTTTGGCAAATTCTGTAACCAAGCTGCTGTTTCTGTTGCTATCACTCTTATTGCTTCAGTTGTGTTTAtgcttcttgttgttcttgatgCTTTGAAACTTCCTTAA
- a CDS encoding Thioredoxin superfamily protein (Thioredoxin superfamily protein; FUNCTIONS IN: electron carrier activity, arsenate reductase (glutaredoxin) activity, protein disulfide oxidoreductase activity; INVOLVED IN: cell redox homeostasis; LOCATED IN: endomembrane system; EXPRESSED IN: 16 plant structures; EXPRESSED DURING: 10 growth stages; CONTAINS InterPro DOMAIN/s: Glutaredoxin-like, plant II (InterPro:IPR011905), Glutaredoxin (InterPro:IPR002109), Thioredoxin fold (InterPro:IPR012335), Glutaredoxin subgroup (InterPro:IPR014025), Thioredoxin-like fold (InterPro:IPR012336); BEST Arabidopsis thaliana protein match is: Thioredoxin superfamily protein (TAIR:AT4G15670.1); Has 1520 Blast hits to 1515 proteins in 222 species: Archae - 0; Bacteria - 20; Metazoa - 424; Fungi - 241; Plants - 751; Viruses - 0; Other Eukaryotes - 84 (source: NCBI BLink).): protein MEKIQKMISEKSVVIFSNNSCCMSHTIKTLFLDLGVNPTIYELDEINRGKEIEYALAQLGCSPTVPVVFIGGQLVGGANQVMSLHLNRSLIPMLKRFGALWL from the coding sequence ATGGAGAAGATACAAAAGATGATCTCCGAGAAGTCGGTAGTAATATTTAGCAATAACTCTTGTTGCATGTCACACACAATCAAGACTCTCTTCTTAGACCTTGGCGTGAACCCGACAATCTATGAGCTAGACGAGATCAACAGAGGAAAAGAGATAGAGTATGCATTGGCTCAGCTTGGCTGCAGCCCGACTGTGCCAGTGGTGTTCATAGGAGGGCAGCTTGTTGGTGGAGCCAATCAAGTCATGAGTCTCCATCTCAACCGTTCTCTCATTCCAATGCTTAAACGCTTTGGGGCTTTATGGctttga
- a CDS encoding Thioredoxin superfamily protein (Thioredoxin superfamily protein; FUNCTIONS IN: electron carrier activity, arsenate reductase (glutaredoxin) activity, protein disulfide oxidoreductase activity; INVOLVED IN: cell redox homeostasis; LOCATED IN: endomembrane system; EXPRESSED IN: 14 plant structures; EXPRESSED DURING: 8 growth stages; CONTAINS InterPro DOMAIN/s: Glutaredoxin-like, plant II (InterPro:IPR011905), Thioredoxin fold (InterPro:IPR012335), Glutaredoxin (InterPro:IPR002109), Glutaredoxin subgroup (InterPro:IPR014025), Thioredoxin-like fold (InterPro:IPR012336); BEST Arabidopsis thaliana protein match is: Thioredoxin superfamily protein (TAIR:AT4G15670.1); Has 1780 Blast hits to 1775 proteins in 241 species: Archae - 0; Bacteria - 33; Metazoa - 511; Fungi - 333; Plants - 758; Viruses - 0; Other Eukaryotes - 145 (source: NCBI BLink).) yields the protein MDKLQKMISEKSVVIFSKNSCCMSHTIKTLFIDFGVNPTIYELDEINRGKEIEQALAQLGCSPTVPVVFIGGQLVGGANQVMSLHLNRSLVPMLKRVGALWL from the coding sequence ATGGATAAGCTACAGAAGATGATCTCCGAGAAGTCGGTAGTGATCTTTAGCAAAAACTCATGTTGCATGTCTCACACTATCAAGACTCTCTTCATAGACTTTGGCGTGAATCCAACGATCTATGAGCTAGATGAGATCAACAGAGGAAAGGAGATAGAGCAAGCATTGGCTCAGCTTGGCTGCAGCCCAACCGTGCCTGTGGTGTTTATTGGAGGGCAGCTTGTTGGTGGAGCCAATCAAGTCATGAGTCTCCATCTCAATCGCTCTCTGGTTCCTATGCTAAAGAGGGTTGGAGCACTATGGCTTTGA
- a CDS encoding adenylyl cyclase (unknown protein; BEST Arabidopsis thaliana protein match is: unknown protein (TAIR:AT3G21465.1); Has 38 Blast hits to 38 proteins in 14 species: Archae - 0; Bacteria - 0; Metazoa - 0; Fungi - 0; Plants - 38; Viruses - 0; Other Eukaryotes - 0 (source: NCBI BLink).) has translation MQFLQNSRRIATVLKPIVTTETNLRFFSSASQISRSFQWRSQASSSSSVLKGIDSSSHLSSMSLLIPRSSFTSEAEKLAGNPTVTVKDLHDKMLNSVNVKRSMPPNAWLWLLIENCQNQDDIHLLFDVLQNLRRFRLSNLRIHDNFNCNLCQQVAKTCVRVGAIDSGKKALWKHNVHGLTPSVASAHHLMSYALEHKNSELMEEVMQLLKTNDLPLQPGTADLVFRICHDTDKWDLLAKYSKKFSKAGVKLRKTTFDVWMEFAAKRGDTESLWKVDKQRSETYSQHTLSTAFSCAKGFLLESKPEEAAAVIQIICQAYPDEKKSAISTEFEKLVNEWPVDVIKHQTDEDKKALAASLKSVIPSMVNTLLSSGLKVSVDLDELNKNEALLS, from the exons ATGCAATTCCTCCAGAACTCTCGTAGAATCGCTACGGTCTTAAAACCCATTGTTACCACCGAGACTAATCTGAGAttcttctcctctgcttctcaAATCTCAAGATCCTTCCAATGGCGGAGTCAAgcatcttcgtcttcctctgTATTAAaag GGATTGATAGTAGTAGTCACTTGTCCTCTATGAGCTTGTTGATCCCCAGATCGAGCTTTACGTCTGAAGCGGAAAAGCTTGCGGGAAATCCTACAG TGACTGTGAAGGATTTGCATGATAAAATGCTTAATTCTGTAAATGTCAAGAGATCAATGCCTCCAAATGCGTGGTTGTGGCTGTTGATTGAGAACTGTCAGAATCAGGATGatattcatcttctctttgaCGTTCTTCAGAATCTACGGAGATTT AGATTATCTAATCTTCGTATTCATGACAACTTCAATTGCAATCTATGCCAACAAGTTGCTAAGACTTGTGTACGTGTTGGGGCTATTGACTCTG GAAAGAAGGCTTTGTGGAAACATAATGTTCACGGTTTGACTCCCAGTGTTGCATCTGCACACCATCTTATG TCATATGCACTAGAGCACAAGAATTCTGAACTCATGGAAGAAGTAATGCAACTCCTGAAAACGAATGATCTGCCTCTACAACCCGGTACAGCAGATTTAGTTTTTAG GATCTGTCATGATACAGATAAGTGGGATCTACTAGCCAAGTACTCGAAAAAATTCTCCAAAGCTGGAGTTAAGTTGAGGAAGACCACATTCGATGTGTGGATGGAATTTGCTGCCAAGAGAG GTGATACAGAGTCGCTATGGAAAGTAGATAAACAGAGATCAGAGACATACAGTCAACACACTCTTTCTACTGCCTTTTCTTGTGCAAAG GGTTTCCTACTAGAAAGTAAACCTGAAGAAGCTGCTGCCGTCATCCAGATTATCTGCCAA GCATATCCTGATGAGAAAAAGTCTGCAATTTCGACTGAATTTGAGAAACTTGTAAACGAGTGGCCTGTGGACGTTATCAAGCACCAAACCGACGAAGATAAGAAG GCTCTTGCTGCTTCATTGAAATCTGTGATTCCTTCAATGGTTAATACATTGCTAAGCTCGGGTTTAAAAGTGAGCGTGGATCTGGATGAGTTAAACAAGAACGAAGCTCTTCTCAGCTGA
- a CDS encoding adenylyl cyclase yields MSLLIPRSSFTSEAEKLAGNPTVTVKDLHDKMLNSVNVKRSMPPNAWLWLLIENCQNQDDIHLLFDVLQNLRRFRLSNLRIHDNFNCNLCQQVAKTCVRVGAIDSGKKALWKHNVHGLTPSVASAHHLMSYALEHKNSELMEEVMQLLKTNDLPLQPGTADLVFRICHDTDKWDLLAKYSKKFSKAGVKLRKTTFDVWMEFAAKRGDTESLWKVDKQRSETYSQHTLSTAFSCAKGFLLESKPEEAAAVIQIICQAYPDEKKSAISTEFEKLVNEWPVDVIKHQTDEDKKALAASLKSVIPSMVNTLLSSGLKVSVDLDELNKNEALLS; encoded by the exons ATGAGCTTGTTGATCCCCAGATCGAGCTTTACGTCTGAAGCGGAAAAGCTTGCGGGAAATCCTACAG TGACTGTGAAGGATTTGCATGATAAAATGCTTAATTCTGTAAATGTCAAGAGATCAATGCCTCCAAATGCGTGGTTGTGGCTGTTGATTGAGAACTGTCAGAATCAGGATGatattcatcttctctttgaCGTTCTTCAGAATCTACGGAGATTT AGATTATCTAATCTTCGTATTCATGACAACTTCAATTGCAATCTATGCCAACAAGTTGCTAAGACTTGTGTACGTGTTGGGGCTATTGACTCTG GAAAGAAGGCTTTGTGGAAACATAATGTTCACGGTTTGACTCCCAGTGTTGCATCTGCACACCATCTTATG TCATATGCACTAGAGCACAAGAATTCTGAACTCATGGAAGAAGTAATGCAACTCCTGAAAACGAATGATCTGCCTCTACAACCCGGTACAGCAGATTTAGTTTTTAG GATCTGTCATGATACAGATAAGTGGGATCTACTAGCCAAGTACTCGAAAAAATTCTCCAAAGCTGGAGTTAAGTTGAGGAAGACCACATTCGATGTGTGGATGGAATTTGCTGCCAAGAGAG GTGATACAGAGTCGCTATGGAAAGTAGATAAACAGAGATCAGAGACATACAGTCAACACACTCTTTCTACTGCCTTTTCTTGTGCAAAG GGTTTCCTACTAGAAAGTAAACCTGAAGAAGCTGCTGCCGTCATCCAGATTATCTGCCAA GCATATCCTGATGAGAAAAAGTCTGCAATTTCGACTGAATTTGAGAAACTTGTAAACGAGTGGCCTGTGGACGTTATCAAGCACCAAACCGACGAAGATAAGAAG GCTCTTGCTGCTTCATTGAAATCTGTGATTCCTTCAATGGTTAATACATTGCTAAGCTCGGGTTTAAAAGTGAGCGTGGATCTGGATGAGTTAAACAAGAACGAAGCTCTTCTCAGCTGA
- a CDS encoding Thioredoxin superfamily protein (Thioredoxin superfamily protein; FUNCTIONS IN: electron carrier activity, arsenate reductase (glutaredoxin) activity, protein disulfide oxidoreductase activity; INVOLVED IN: cell redox homeostasis; LOCATED IN: cellular_component unknown; CONTAINS InterPro DOMAIN/s: Glutaredoxin-like, plant II (InterPro:IPR011905), Thioredoxin fold (InterPro:IPR012335), Glutaredoxin (InterPro:IPR002109), Glutaredoxin subgroup (InterPro:IPR014025), Thioredoxin-like fold (InterPro:IPR012336); BEST Arabidopsis thaliana protein match is: Thioredoxin superfamily protein (TAIR:AT4G15680.1); Has 1626 Blast hits to 1621 proteins in 229 species: Archae - 0; Bacteria - 19; Metazoa - 494; Fungi - 271; Plants - 750; Viruses - 0; Other Eukaryotes - 92 (source: NCBI BLink).) yields the protein MEKLQKMTSEKSLVIFSKNSCCMSHTIKTLFLDLGVNPTIYELDEINRGKEIEQALAQLGCSPTVPVVFIGGQLVGGANQVMSLHLNRSLIPMLKRVGALWL from the coding sequence atggaGAAGCTACAGAAGATGACCTCGGAGAAGTCGTTAGTGATATTTAGCAAAAACTCATGCTGCATGTCGCACACAATCAAGACTCTCTTCTTAGACCTTGGCGTAAATCCGACGATTTATGAGCTAGATGAGATCAACAGAGGAAAAGAGATAGAGCAAGCATTGGCTCAGCTTGGCTGCAGCCCGACCGTGCCAGTGGTGTTCATAGGAGGGCAGCTTGTCGGTGGAGCCAATCAAGTCATGAGTCTCCATCTCAACCGTTCTCTCATTCCAATGCTTAAACGCGTTGGGGCGTTATGGCTTTga
- a CDS encoding Uncharacterized protein family (UPF0497) (Uncharacterised protein family (UPF0497); CONTAINS InterPro DOMAIN/s: Uncharacterised protein family UPF0497, trans-membrane plant (InterPro:IPR006702), Uncharacterised protein family UPF0497, trans-membrane plant subgroup (InterPro:IPR006459); BEST Arabidopsis thaliana protein match is: Uncharacterised protein family (UPF0497) (TAIR:AT4G15630.1); Has 622 Blast hits to 622 proteins in 21 species: Archae - 0; Bacteria - 0; Metazoa - 0; Fungi - 0; Plants - 622; Viruses - 0; Other Eukaryotes - 0 (source: NCBI BLink).), protein MEHEGKNNMNGMEMEKGKRELGSRKGVELTMRVLALILTMAAATVLGVAKQTKVVSIKLIPTLPPLDITTTAKASYLSAFVYNISVNAIACGYTAISIAILMISRGRRSKKLLMVVLLGDLVMVALLFSGTGAASAIGLMGLHGNKHVMWKKVCGVFGKFCHRAAPSLPLTLLAAVVFMFLVVLDAIKLP, encoded by the exons ATGGAACACGAGGGCAAGAACAACATGAATGGtatggagatggagaaaggaaagagagagcttGGGTCAAGAAAAGGAGTTGAGTTAACTATGAGAGTGTTGGCTTTGATCCTAACAATGGCGGCTGCAACAGTACTTGGTGTCGCAAAGCAAACAAAGGTTGTGTCTATTAAGCTTATTCCCACTTTGCCTCCTCTTGATATCACTACTACCGCCAAAGCCTCTTACTTGTCGGCATTTGT GTACAACATTTCTGTGAACGCTATAGCTTGCGGTTACACGGCGATCTCGATAGCGATTCTGATGATCAGcaggggaagaagaagcaagaagttGTTAATGGTGGTTTTGCTAGGAGATCTAGTGATGGTGGCTTTGCTGTTTTCCGGCACTGGAGCCGCCAGCGCAATTGGGCTAATGGGTTTACATGGGAACAAGCATGTCATGTGGAAGAAAGTTTGTGGCGTTTTTGGAAAATTCTGTCACCGAGCTGCTCCTTCGCTTCCTCTCACTCTTCTTGCTGCAgttgtgtttatgtttcttgttgttcttgacGCTATTAAGCTTCCTTAA